The following DNA comes from Lentibacillus sp. Marseille-P4043.
CCAGGAAAATCGAGATTTTTTTAGGAATGCCTTTTTAAATATGAATCATAAAATAGAAAATACATTTACCAAAGATTTAACGGCAGAAAGATGGAATCAGTTTACAGAAGTCCGTCATTTAATAAATACACAAAAATTAAATGTTTGTGAAGAACATGATCTATTTCATATTTTACAAATAATTATCGCCGTTACATTTCATTGCCTTGTACGCAGCTTCGAGAAGGAATTAACAATTGATGAATCAATAAACAGTTTTTCCAATGAATTAAATTTGCTAAAAAAAGGACTTTGTCGATAGAATAAGTGCCTTTCCATATTTAAAATGAATCATAATTTGAATTTTTCAAAACATATTTTTTGCAAACCGCCAACCAAAAATAGATAATATAAAAGATGATACGTCATTAACCCAATTTTAACTTCCAAAAACACGCGCAGGAACTATCATACATTCTTATTCTTTTCGATTAAGGTCTTTAAATCCTATAAAAAGTTGATAATGAGGAGTGATGTCATGTTAGCACTAGACCATATCGTGATAGCAGGAAATAACGCTGAACGGGCAAGTGCACAATATGGAAATAAATTTACCATAAAAGCGGTCAAAGGCGGCGAACACGAAGAGTGGGGAACATATAATTACTTATCCTACTTTTCAAACGATAGCTACCTGGAATGGTTAGGGGTCTCTGATAGGATGAAAGCAGAAAGTGCTGTTAATCCCCTAATTAAGCATTTGGTCTATGTTATCGAAAACGACATGACTGGGCCTTTTCAATTTGCTCTAAGAACGAACCAGATGGATAATTATATCGCTCACTTTAAAGCACACAACATTCCTTATAAAGGTCCATTTGCCGGTCAACGTGAAAGACCTGACGGCTCCGTTTTGAAATGGCGGATGCTATTTCCAGAATACAATCACACAAAAGAACTACTGCCATTTTTAATCGAATGGGAAAACCCTAAAGATGCCTATCCAGACACAAGTCTACTAAATATCCAAACGATCACTAAGATTGACCTTAGTGGAATAGATAAGGACACATTCGCACATATCTACCAGCTAAAACCGAAGAAACTTGTTAAAAACCAGTTAACCTTACAAAATAGTAAAATACTTTTTAAAGAAAATGGTAAATTAGAATTTAGTTTAGTTTAACGGGAAAGAGGAGATGAGATAACTCCTCTTTCCTTCAATAGATCGCCATAGCCTGTTAGGCAAAAAAATAATCACCTTCAATAGGAAGGTGATTATTTTTAATTATCCAAGCTGTTCGTGCAAAAACGCTGTAACTGACTCTGGTGTCTTGGTGTATGCACTATGTTGATGTGCTAGTTTTTCGCCATTTTGGAAAATCAAAATGCTTGGTATCCCCATCACTTCATATTTTTCAGCGATGCCTTTTACCTCGTCACTATTTATTTCATACCAATCATAATTATTAAACTCA
Coding sequences within:
- a CDS encoding VOC family protein codes for the protein MLALDHIVIAGNNAERASAQYGNKFTIKAVKGGEHEEWGTYNYLSYFSNDSYLEWLGVSDRMKAESAVNPLIKHLVYVIENDMTGPFQFALRTNQMDNYIAHFKAHNIPYKGPFAGQRERPDGSVLKWRMLFPEYNHTKELLPFLIEWENPKDAYPDTSLLNIQTITKIDLSGIDKDTFAHIYQLKPKKLVKNQLTLQNSKILFKENGKLEFSLV
- a CDS encoding thioredoxin family protein, giving the protein MEQIKTEEKFNEIIQSEKPVIIKFFADWCPDCKRMNMFIGDVMDEFNNYDWYEINSDEVKGIAEKYEVMGIPSILIFQNGEKLAHQHSAYTKTPESVTAFLHEQLG